The following coding sequences are from one Capsicum annuum cultivar UCD-10X-F1 chromosome 3, UCD10Xv1.1, whole genome shotgun sequence window:
- the LOC107866002 gene encoding cytochrome P450 71A3 — MVLPWYSVLVSLFVFIFFLHKWFFTTSNNQKNLPPSPRRLPIIGNLHQLGSHPHRSLHELSKKYGPVMLLHLGSKPVFVASSAEAARDIMKTHDLEWSSRPKSIMADRLLYGSKDVAFSPYGEYWRQIRSIVVLHMLSNKRVQSYRHVREEETSNMIEKVKQMCDSSSSAIDLRDLFCRMTNNIINRVALGRKYNEGESEIDAKATLDKFVELIGTIDVGDYIPWLEWVNKISGLDSKVEKIAKELDEFLESVIEEHISRNKKEGNSTDETKDFVDVLLEIQNGKETGFPLRRDSLKALILDNFSAGTDTTYTALEWIMTELLMHPRAMEKLQNEVRGLAQEVTEDDLENMHYLKAVIKETLRLHPPIPLLVPRESTKDVKLLGYHIAARSQVIINAWTIGRDPLSWDDPEEYRPERFLNSNIDFKGLNYELIPFGAGRRGCPGTAFAIVINELALARLVSKFNFALPEGIKPEDLDMAECTGLTIRRKSPLLAVATPCSSCY; from the exons atggtgcTTCCTTGGTATTCTGTTCTTGTTTCTCTGTTtgttttcattttcttccttCATAAGTGGTTCTTTACTACttcaaataatcaaaaaaatttacCACCTTCTCCAAGAAGGCTTCCAATCATAGGAAATCTACATCAACTTGGATCCCATCCTCACCGTTCGCTCCATGAACTATCGAAAAAATATGGTCCTGTCATGCTACTTCACTTGGGTAGCAAGCCAGTGTTTGTTGCTTCTTCTGCTGAAGCTGCTCGTGATATCATGAAAACTCACGATCTCGAATGGTCAAGCAGGCCTAAATCTATCATGGCTGATAGACTCCTTTATGGCTCAAAGGACGTGGCGTTTAGTCCCTATGGTGAATACTGGAGACAGATTAGAAGCATCGTTGTGCTTCACATGCTCAGCAACAAAAGAGTTCAATCTTATCGTCATGTGAGAGAAGAAGAAACATCCAACATGATTGAAAAAGTTAAGCAAATGTGTGATTCATCAAGCTCGGCGATAGATTTGAGAGATCTTTTTTGTCGGATGACTAATAACATTATCAATAGAGTGGCGTTAGGGAGAAAATATAATGAAGGGGAAAGCGAAATAGATGCTAAGGCCACCCTAGATAAATTCGTGGAACTTATAGGTACTATTGACGTTGGAGATTATATTCCATGGCTTGAATGGGTCAATAAAATCAGTGGTTTGGACAGCAAGGTGGAGAAAATAGCTaaagagttggatgaatttttggaGAGTGTGATTGAAGAACACATTAGTAGGAACAAGAAAGAAGGGAACAGTACGGATGAAACAAAAGACTTCGTGGACGTTTTGTTGGAAATTCAGAATGGAAAGGAAACTGGATTTCCTCTTCGAAGAGATTCATTGAAAGCTCTCATCTTG GATAATTTTTCTGCTGGTACGGATACAACATATACAGCTTTAGAGTGGATAATGACAGAACTTTTGATGCATCCGAGAGCCATGGAAAAATTGCAGAATGAGGTGCGAGGATTAGCCCAAGAGGTGACAGAGGATGACTTAGAAAATATGCACTATCTGAAAGCAGTGATCAAAGAGACTCTCAGGCTTCATCCACCGATTCCACTACTAGTTCCTCGAGAATCCACAAAAGATGTAAAATTACTTGGCTACCATATAGCCGCTAGAAGTCAAGTCATTATCAATGCTTGGACAATCGGAAGAGATCCTTTATCATGGGATGATCCAGAGGAGTACCGACCCGAGAGATTCTTAAACAGTAACATTGATTTCAAAGGTTTAAACTATGAGTTGATTCCGTTCGGAGCAGGAAGAAGGGGCTGCCCAGGAACTGCTTTTGCTATTGTGATAAATGAGTTAGCATTAGCAAGACTTGTGAGTAAGTTTAATTTTGCATTACCAGAAGGGATAAAACCGGAGGATTTGGACATGGCTGAATGCACTGGTCTCACAATTCGTAGAAAATCACCTTTGTTAGCAGTGGCCACTCCATGCTCTAGTTGTTACTAG
- the LOC107864895 gene encoding uncharacterized protein LOC107864895: MKEDMGMDLTYIMYWRAKEIALEELREKPSASYGKLPAYIHVMNTSYPGSHIRVKKNADNEFLYIFVALTSFIQGFDHCRPVIVVDASHLRGLYNGTFVAACTMDEAGHIFSLAYGVLDSEKDASWSWFFENLKEAYGERKDMCVVSDHVFYTMAKSYSKTEFHKLMEKVKAVDARVKNYLELADYDMWSRSYAPIHRGWTLTSNIVESINVALNEAECTRMKVIPASEYIYTVQYKDKHFLVCRKETNALAMHFS; the protein is encoded by the exons ATGAAGGAAGACATGGGTATGGATTTAACATATATTATGTATTGGCGAGCTAAGGAAATAGCACTTGAAGAGTTAAGGGAAAAACCATCAGCATCATACGGAAAACTACCTGCATACATACATGTGATGAACACTAGTTATCCAGGTTCACATATAAGAGTGAAAAAGAATGCAGACAatgagtttttatatatatttgtagcaCTAACTTCATTCATCCAAGGGTTCGATCATTGTAGACCTGTCATAGTTGTTGATGCCAGTCATCTCAGGGGACTTTATAATGGTACTTTCGTAGCTGCATGTACCATGGATGAAGCTG gacatatattttctttggccTATGGTGTACTTGATTCTGAAAAGGATGCATCTTGGAGTTGGTTCTTCGAGAATCTGAAAGAAGCATACGGTGAAAGAAAAGATATGTGTGTCGTTTCTGATC ATGTCTTCTACACCAtggcaaaatcatattcaaagactGAATTTCACAAGttaatggagaaagtgaaggctGTTGATGCTAGAGTAAAGAATTACTTGGAATTGGCCGATTACGATATGTGGTCTAGGTCGTATGCACCCATTCATAGAGGATGGACTTTGACATCAAACATTGTTGAGTCCATTAACGTTGCGCtg aATGAAGCGGAATGTACACGTATGAAG GTTATACCTGCATCAGAGTATATCTATACAGTCCAATACAAGGATAAACATTTTCTTGTTTGTCGTAAGGAAACAAATGCTCTTGCAATGCATTTTAGTTAG